A window from Leptothermofonsia sichuanensis E412 encodes these proteins:
- a CDS encoding Uma2 family endonuclease, translating to MVQTKPRFLSFEEYLSYDDGTDNLYELFNGELIEMPPESGENVQIANRLFLSLALLIGTDRVRGHGLELEVRGEPRNRYPDLTVLLEEHVQLLKQRNTIRLSMNPPLLVVEIVSPGELQRDRDYVAKRMQYQDRGIPEYWIVDPQQRIILVLELAETVYTEADLLQGTDRLRSSQLGELSITVAQVLGEF from the coding sequence ATGGTACAGACAAAACCCAGATTTCTCAGTTTTGAAGAGTATCTATCCTACGATGACGGGACAGATAACCTGTACGAACTGTTTAATGGAGAGCTGATCGAGATGCCACCCGAATCGGGGGAGAATGTTCAAATTGCCAATCGTCTTTTTCTTTCTCTGGCATTGCTGATCGGTACGGACCGGGTTCGGGGACACGGCTTAGAACTTGAAGTGAGAGGAGAACCCAGAAACCGTTACCCTGATTTGACGGTGCTGCTGGAAGAGCATGTTCAACTTCTCAAACAACGGAACACCATCCGGTTGAGTATGAATCCTCCCCTGCTGGTGGTTGAAATAGTGAGTCCCGGAGAGTTGCAACGGGACAGGGATTATGTGGCAAAACGGATGCAATATCAGGATCGAGGCATTCCTGAATACTGGATTGTTGACCCCCAGCAGCGCATAATTCTGGTTTTAGAACTTGCCGAAACTGTCTATACAGAAGCCGATCTCCTGCAAGGAACCGATCGGTTGCGTTCATCCCAGTTGGGGGAACTGAGTATAACTGTCGCTCAGGTTTTGGGAGAGTTCTGA
- a CDS encoding SPFH domain-containing protein, producing the protein MWGWLLALLVGGGGLALSSTKVIQQGDEALVERLGVYDRKLQPGLRFVIPVLDRVSFRETIREKVLDIPPQPCITRDNVSITVDAVVYWRIVDMEKAYYKVQDLQMAMVNLVLTQIRSEMGKLELDETFTARSQINEILLRDLDIATDPWGVKVTRVELRDIVPSKAVLESMELQMSAERRKRAAILTSEGERESAVNTARGKADAQILDAEARQKAVVLQAEAENKATILNAQAQRQSQVLKAQATAEAIKIVEQVLNSSPTAAEAGKLLLALGYLDMGKTIGESNSSKVLFMDPNSVPAALQGMLSMVENNQG; encoded by the coding sequence ATGTGGGGTTGGCTATTAGCGCTGTTAGTCGGGGGCGGGGGGCTTGCCCTGTCAAGCACCAAAGTAATTCAGCAAGGCGACGAAGCTCTCGTTGAACGGTTGGGAGTCTATGACCGCAAACTACAACCTGGACTGAGATTTGTCATTCCTGTGCTGGACCGCGTTTCTTTCCGGGAAACCATTCGGGAAAAAGTCTTAGACATCCCTCCCCAGCCCTGCATTACCCGTGACAACGTCTCGATCACAGTCGATGCCGTGGTCTACTGGCGAATTGTGGATATGGAAAAGGCATACTACAAAGTCCAGGATTTGCAAATGGCCATGGTGAATCTGGTCCTGACTCAGATCCGTTCCGAGATGGGAAAACTGGAACTGGATGAAACCTTTACTGCGCGCTCTCAGATCAATGAGATTTTGCTGCGGGATCTGGACATTGCCACTGACCCCTGGGGTGTGAAGGTGACCCGGGTGGAACTGCGGGATATTGTTCCTTCCAAGGCAGTTCTGGAGTCAATGGAACTGCAAATGTCGGCTGAAAGGCGTAAGCGGGCAGCCATTTTGACTTCTGAAGGGGAACGGGAATCTGCTGTCAACACGGCTAGAGGAAAGGCAGATGCCCAGATCCTGGATGCGGAAGCGCGGCAAAAAGCAGTGGTGCTACAGGCAGAAGCAGAGAATAAAGCGACTATCCTGAATGCCCAGGCACAGCGGCAGAGTCAAGTGCTTAAAGCACAGGCAACGGCGGAAGCTATCAAAATTGTAGAGCAGGTACTTAATAGCAGCCCTACCGCGGCTGAGGCGGGCAAACTTCTGCTGGCACTGGGCTATCTGGATATGGGTAAGACCATTGGAGAAAGTAATAGCAGCAAGGTCTTGTTTATGGATCCCAACAGTGTCCCGGCGGCTCTCCAGGGAATGTTGTCGATGGTAGAGAATAACCAGGGCTGA
- a CDS encoding NfeD family protein, with the protein MALTPTLLWLLIGVVLCLAEVVTPTAFVEFVMGISALMVAAIAHLIPFSLQILLWMILSLTLVLFSRRFVRQKAAKKLDATDGETLTEIPAGKTGRVLYEGNSWAARCEDDNLAIAPNQKVYIVGRKGTTLIVIPENSVRS; encoded by the coding sequence ATGGCACTAACTCCCACTCTGCTATGGCTGTTGATTGGTGTGGTTTTGTGTCTGGCAGAGGTGGTAACACCAACTGCTTTTGTGGAGTTCGTCATGGGCATTAGCGCCCTGATGGTTGCGGCGATCGCCCACCTCATTCCCTTCAGCCTCCAGATTTTGCTTTGGATGATTTTATCCCTGACCCTGGTGTTGTTTTCTCGCCGGTTTGTCCGCCAGAAAGCCGCAAAGAAGCTGGATGCAACAGATGGCGAAACGCTGACCGAAATTCCGGCGGGTAAAACAGGGCGGGTACTGTATGAAGGCAATTCCTGGGCTGCCCGGTGTGAGGACGACAACCTGGCGATCGCCCCCAACCAGAAAGTCTACATTGTTGGACGAAAAGGCACGACGCTAATTGTGATTCCGGAAAACAGTGTGCGATCTTGA
- a CDS encoding PP2C family protein-serine/threonine phosphatase, whose amino-acid sequence MSQLKPQICCPNANCTAPLNPLGSSVCGACGTPLLYRYLWAVGKTVEQIPATSQVGGRYYVTARRIWLDTQPSLPPDVPTDWSDAVLPYLYLYPYRLHIPEVYGFCIQNEDPAIEEIFLLDNVPLDASGILYPAIAEAWTKTTAVRQVYWLWQILQLWQPLAELGVATSLLAADNLRVEGWRVRLCQLYHDTDVLAASTDSDLALQLADLSNLWLTWIDSARPEIIEPLRSICQQMQAGAEPGAIATQLNQLLLEQAARLPLNLKIAGGTDTGPEREHNEDACYPLTLNQPSQADGLMPRVAIVCDGIGGHEGGEVASQIAVQSLKLQVQALLSEVAAAEEPVPPDLVMQQLESAVRVVNNLIASQNDAQSREDRRRMGTTLVMAIQLPQRVKIDGGKLAENGHELYLVHIGDSRAYWLTQRHCYLLTVDDNVVTREVRTGRALYHESIHRPDAGALTQALGTRDADFIHPTIQRFILEENGLLLLCSDGVSDNGLIERTWAEPARAVLNSKMSLDTAVKTWLDLANQHNGYDNATLVLLHCHVSSPTPEVLLPQTSDGYGKGVGRSDGSHPLRQEGQEVPGNSTQTSSSTTQNQSKRGLLIGVGTILLLALVGGVGVVAWSQLDPEGFQRFRERVIPLQRIGRVNLSDRLNSPPDCGEDGWGAIAPGAPDPGVIAFLN is encoded by the coding sequence ATGAGTCAACTCAAACCACAGATTTGCTGCCCCAACGCCAACTGCACGGCTCCCCTCAATCCCCTCGGAAGTTCAGTGTGTGGGGCGTGCGGCACTCCGCTGCTGTATCGCTACCTGTGGGCAGTAGGCAAGACTGTGGAGCAAATTCCTGCAACCAGCCAGGTGGGCGGCAGATATTATGTCACTGCCCGTCGCATCTGGCTGGATACTCAACCCAGCTTGCCGCCTGACGTTCCCACCGACTGGTCCGATGCCGTCCTGCCCTATTTATATCTTTACCCCTATCGTCTGCATATCCCGGAGGTCTACGGATTCTGCATCCAGAATGAAGACCCCGCCATTGAGGAGATATTTCTATTAGACAATGTGCCGCTGGATGCATCCGGCATCCTTTACCCTGCGATCGCCGAAGCCTGGACAAAAACTACAGCGGTACGGCAGGTCTACTGGCTCTGGCAAATACTCCAGCTCTGGCAACCCCTGGCCGAATTGGGAGTTGCTACCAGTCTGTTAGCTGCTGACAATCTTCGAGTAGAGGGCTGGCGGGTGCGCCTCTGCCAGCTTTACCACGATACCGACGTGCTGGCTGCCTCCACCGACTCAGATCTCGCTCTCCAATTGGCAGATTTGTCAAACCTGTGGCTGACCTGGATAGACAGTGCCAGACCAGAGATTATTGAGCCGCTACGCTCAATTTGCCAGCAGATGCAGGCAGGAGCAGAACCAGGGGCGATCGCCACCCAACTCAACCAGTTACTGCTGGAGCAGGCAGCCCGGCTTCCCCTGAACCTGAAAATAGCCGGTGGCACTGATACTGGCCCTGAACGGGAGCACAATGAAGATGCCTGCTATCCGCTCACGCTGAACCAGCCGTCCCAGGCGGATGGGCTGATGCCACGGGTTGCGATCGTCTGCGATGGGATTGGCGGGCACGAAGGGGGAGAGGTTGCCAGTCAAATTGCAGTGCAGTCTCTTAAACTCCAGGTGCAGGCCCTTTTATCTGAAGTCGCGGCGGCGGAAGAACCCGTGCCACCAGACCTGGTGATGCAACAACTGGAAAGTGCTGTGCGGGTCGTCAACAATCTCATTGCCAGTCAAAATGACGCCCAAAGTCGTGAGGATCGCCGCCGTATGGGCACCACCCTGGTGATGGCAATCCAGTTACCCCAGCGGGTCAAAATCGATGGCGGTAAGCTGGCTGAAAATGGCCATGAACTCTACCTGGTCCATATCGGTGATAGCCGTGCCTACTGGTTGACCCAACGACACTGCTATCTGCTAACCGTTGATGATAACGTGGTGACGCGGGAAGTTCGGACAGGGCGGGCACTCTATCATGAAAGCATTCACCGCCCCGATGCCGGTGCCCTGACCCAGGCACTGGGTACGCGAGATGCCGACTTTATCCACCCCACGATCCAGCGCTTCATTCTGGAAGAAAATGGCTTACTGCTGCTTTGCTCAGACGGCGTGAGCGATAATGGATTGATCGAGCGCACCTGGGCGGAACCGGCAAGAGCCGTGCTGAATAGCAAGATGTCCCTGGATACAGCCGTCAAAACCTGGTTAGATCTGGCAAATCAACACAACGGGTATGACAATGCCACCCTTGTCCTGCTTCACTGTCATGTCTCTTCTCCCACGCCAGAAGTGCTTCTACCCCAAACTTCTGACGGTTATGGTAAGGGTGTTGGGCGATCAGATGGGTCCCATCCCCTGAGACAGGAAGGGCAGGAAGTTCCGGGTAATTCAACCCAAACCAGTTCTTCTACTACCCAAAATCAATCAAAACGGGGTTTATTGATAGGAGTGGGTACAATTCTGTTGCTTGCGTTAGTGGGCGGAGTTGGGGTTGTTGCCTGGTCGCAATTAGATCCTGAGGGCTTCCAGCGATTTCGTGAACGGGTTATCCCGCTTCAAAGGATTGGAAGGGTCAATTTGAGCGATCGCTTGAATTCCCCCCCTGATTGTGGAGAAGATGGGTGGGGGGCGATCGCTCCTGGAGCACCCGATCCAGGTGTTATAGCGTTTCTTAATTGA
- a CDS encoding precorrin-8X methylmutase — protein MEWHATDAQSLAIIDREMGDHVFSPAEYEIVRRVIYATADFEYKSLIRFSELALQSGAAALAARSTIVVDVPMVQVGITTNIQNTFANPVYCSMDALTRPQKEKTQAAWGIETLARRYPEGIFVVGQAQTALISLVELIESEEIRPALVIGTPSGFVDVEVAKERLADSLIPHIRIEGRKGSAVVAAAIVNGLVDLAWQAYGRERNGLI, from the coding sequence ATGGAATGGCATGCAACCGATGCTCAGAGCCTGGCAATTATTGACCGGGAAATGGGTGATCATGTTTTTTCTCCTGCCGAGTATGAAATTGTCCGTCGGGTGATCTACGCTACGGCAGACTTTGAGTACAAGTCGTTAATTCGCTTCTCGGAACTGGCACTTCAGTCTGGAGCAGCGGCTTTAGCTGCCCGCAGCACCATTGTGGTGGATGTGCCTATGGTTCAGGTGGGAATTACGACCAATATTCAAAACACCTTTGCCAATCCGGTTTATTGCAGCATGGATGCCCTGACCCGTCCTCAGAAAGAAAAAACTCAGGCAGCCTGGGGAATTGAGACTCTGGCACGGAGATATCCGGAGGGAATTTTTGTCGTGGGTCAGGCTCAGACCGCTTTAATCTCCCTGGTGGAATTGATCGAATCTGAAGAAATTCGACCGGCACTGGTGATTGGCACGCCTTCTGGATTTGTTGATGTTGAAGTGGCAAAAGAACGCCTGGCAGATTCTCTGATTCCCCACATTCGGATTGAAGGGCGAAAAGGAAGTGCCGTGGTTGCAGCCGCGATTGTGAACGGGCTGGTTGACCTTGCCTGGCAGGCATACGGTCGGGAGCGGAATGGGCTGATCTAG
- a CDS encoding phosphate ABC transporter permease: MLIPLTRQTFESLIPKVATGAQYVYCWGKLSDFLRRLLISVVGVTVLILGLGLIIGPEIGFFRFLLGIIIGLYWLWGPVLWASLRNLEYRKFSYSGFWQGKVLDVYVTEELIGQEETVNERGDLVIVENRERCINIEVGDESGFSARVRAPLKRNHQAIAPGDTAQMIVMSNRGDLSRINQTSDVYIPDHNIWVSDYPCLQREEFIEVSRRLRSRARYEQWENDEQQDWGDPPGRPPQPQEPYQNRAKGGSIERVPMKRKSPRRRSSRRKATMDW; this comes from the coding sequence ATGCTCATCCCGCTAACACGTCAAACCTTTGAATCCCTGATTCCTAAGGTCGCTACTGGTGCCCAATATGTTTACTGTTGGGGAAAGCTGTCTGATTTTCTACGGCGACTGCTTATCTCAGTGGTGGGAGTGACAGTTCTCATTCTGGGGCTGGGGTTAATCATTGGTCCAGAAATTGGGTTCTTCCGGTTCCTGTTGGGGATTATCATCGGGCTTTACTGGCTGTGGGGTCCTGTATTGTGGGCAAGCTTACGCAATCTGGAGTATCGCAAGTTTTCCTACAGCGGTTTCTGGCAGGGCAAAGTGCTGGATGTTTATGTGACGGAAGAATTGATTGGGCAAGAAGAGACCGTTAATGAAAGAGGTGATCTGGTTATCGTTGAAAATCGGGAGCGCTGCATCAATATTGAAGTAGGGGATGAATCGGGGTTTTCGGCCCGGGTGCGTGCGCCTCTGAAGCGGAACCATCAGGCGATCGCGCCCGGTGATACCGCCCAGATGATTGTGATGTCCAATCGGGGTGACCTCAGCCGCATCAATCAAACCTCTGATGTTTACATTCCCGATCACAACATCTGGGTGAGTGACTACCCCTGTCTACAGCGAGAGGAGTTTATTGAGGTCAGTCGGCGGCTGCGTTCTCGCGCCCGGTATGAACAATGGGAAAATGATGAACAACAGGATTGGGGTGATCCTCCAGGACGCCCTCCTCAACCTCAGGAACCCTATCAGAACAGGGCTAAGGGTGGTTCCATAGAACGTGTTCCCATGAAGCGGAAATCTCCCCGTCGCCGCTCTTCCCGCCGGAAAGCCACAATGGACTGGTGA
- the dapB gene encoding 4-hydroxy-tetrahydrodipicolinate reductase translates to MSVQLPIPVLVNGAAGKMGREVVKAIAQADDMTLMGAVDLNPNYVGQDAGELAGCGALEVPITNDFQPMLAFVSQEKQPAVMVDFTHPDSIYDNIRSAIAYGVRPVVGTTGLSPEQLQDLAEFADKASTGCLIIPNFSIGMVLLQQAAVQASQYFDHVEIIELHHNQKADAPSGTALQTAQLLAEFGKSFNPPTVQETEKLPGARGSRAEADIRIHSVRLPGLIAHQEVIFGAPGQVYTLRHDTSDRACYMPGVLLAIRKVTQLKTLVYGLEKIL, encoded by the coding sequence ATGTCTGTTCAGCTTCCCATCCCAGTCCTGGTCAATGGTGCAGCCGGTAAGATGGGGCGTGAAGTCGTGAAGGCGATCGCCCAGGCAGACGATATGACCTTAATGGGGGCGGTCGATCTTAACCCAAACTACGTCGGGCAGGATGCCGGCGAACTGGCCGGGTGTGGAGCACTGGAGGTGCCCATTACCAATGATTTTCAGCCAATGCTGGCGTTTGTTTCCCAGGAAAAGCAGCCAGCGGTTATGGTGGACTTTACCCACCCCGACTCTATTTATGACAATATTCGGTCGGCGATCGCCTACGGTGTGCGTCCCGTTGTCGGAACAACAGGCCTGAGTCCGGAGCAACTTCAAGATCTGGCAGAGTTTGCTGACAAAGCCAGTACCGGCTGCCTGATTATCCCTAATTTTTCAATCGGCATGGTTCTGCTTCAGCAGGCGGCTGTTCAGGCTTCACAGTATTTTGACCACGTTGAGATTATCGAGTTACACCACAACCAGAAAGCAGATGCCCCCAGCGGCACTGCCCTTCAGACTGCCCAACTGCTGGCAGAGTTTGGTAAATCCTTCAATCCGCCTACTGTGCAGGAAACGGAAAAACTTCCCGGAGCCAGGGGCAGCAGGGCTGAAGCCGATATCCGCATCCATAGCGTCCGGCTGCCCGGCCTGATTGCCCATCAGGAAGTCATCTTTGGGGCACCCGGCCAGGTTTACACCCTGCGGCACGATACGAGCGATCGCGCCTGCTATATGCCGGGAGTCTTGCTGGCAATTCGCAAGGTGACCCAACTCAAAACCCTGGTCTATGGGCTGGAGAAAATTCTTTAA
- a CDS encoding precorrin-2 C(20)-methyltransferase — protein MTTGEGNGGQEEARSQTTDELPSPGKLYGLGIGPGDPELLTLKAHRILTSVPVIAYPTLENGKGLARAIMAGFIRPDQIEVPLPMPFSVERSAHPYYDRAAEKIAEHLTAGRDVAVLCEGEPMLYGTFMYLFQRLARRFPTEVVPGISSTLASAAMVGAPITFRDDVFSILPATLDANQLRDRLVLADAAVIIKLGRHFTKVRTVLDELGLLHRAFYIERATQPDQRIMAVPEVNPAEVPYWSLILIPSQRQPQWA, from the coding sequence ATGACTACAGGGGAGGGGAATGGGGGACAGGAGGAAGCCAGAAGTCAGACCACGGACGAACTCCCTTCTCCAGGTAAACTCTACGGCTTGGGGATTGGTCCTGGCGATCCAGAGTTGCTCACACTGAAGGCACACCGAATCTTGACTTCGGTTCCGGTGATTGCTTACCCGACGCTGGAAAATGGCAAGGGGCTGGCACGGGCGATCATGGCTGGTTTTATCCGTCCTGACCAGATAGAAGTTCCCCTGCCGATGCCATTCAGCGTTGAGCGATCGGCTCATCCCTACTACGACAGGGCTGCGGAGAAAATTGCGGAACACCTGACGGCTGGGCGCGATGTCGCGGTGCTATGCGAAGGAGAACCAATGCTGTACGGGACGTTCATGTACTTGTTTCAGCGTCTAGCCAGACGATTTCCCACTGAAGTCGTACCGGGAATCTCTTCAACACTCGCCAGTGCTGCTATGGTGGGAGCACCCATCACCTTCCGCGATGATGTGTTCAGTATTCTGCCTGCCACCCTGGATGCCAACCAGTTGCGCGATCGCCTGGTGCTGGCTGATGCTGCGGTGATCATTAAACTGGGTAGACACTTTACAAAAGTTCGGACTGTTCTGGATGAACTGGGGTTGCTGCATCGCGCCTTCTACATCGAACGGGCAACCCAACCTGACCAGCGAATTATGGCAGTGCCTGAAGTCAATCCTGCCGAAGTTCCCTACTGGTCACTCATTCTGATTCCCAGCCAGCGCCAGCCCCAATGGGCATAA
- a CDS encoding precorrin-8X methylmutase, whose amino-acid sequence MMNYIRNGDDIYRQSFAIIRQEANLTGLPADLAQVTVRLIHACGMTDIVQDLAASPDAVRAGRVALAAGAPVFCDSQMVANGIIRNRLPTSNEIICTLNHPDVEKMAQRIANTRSAAALELWRPRMESAVIAIGNAPTALFRLLELLDEGAPKPALILGFPVGFVGAADSKAELIANSRGVPFITLRGRRGGSAIAAAAVNALAKETE is encoded by the coding sequence ATGATGAACTACATCCGCAATGGTGACGACATTTACCGCCAATCTTTTGCAATTATCCGCCAGGAAGCCAATTTAACGGGCTTACCGGCTGATTTAGCACAGGTGACGGTACGCCTGATCCATGCCTGCGGCATGACAGACATTGTGCAGGATTTAGCGGCATCCCCGGATGCTGTCCGGGCAGGACGGGTGGCTCTGGCAGCAGGTGCGCCAGTTTTCTGTGATTCGCAGATGGTGGCAAATGGGATTATTCGTAACCGACTTCCCACCAGTAATGAAATTATTTGCACCCTCAATCATCCTGATGTGGAAAAGATGGCACAGCGCATTGCCAATACTCGATCGGCGGCAGCCTTAGAACTATGGCGACCCCGGATGGAAAGTGCTGTCATTGCGATCGGTAATGCCCCAACGGCTTTATTTCGGCTCCTGGAACTGCTGGATGAGGGAGCACCGAAACCTGCCCTGATTCTGGGCTTTCCCGTGGGATTCGTGGGAGCGGCTGACTCTAAAGCGGAGCTTATTGCCAACAGCCGCGGAGTTCCTTTCATCACCCTGCGCGGACGACGGGGTGGCAGTGCGATCGCCGCCGCCGCCGTGAATGCCCTGGCAAAGGAAACTGAGTGA
- the cbiE gene encoding precorrin-6y C5,15-methyltransferase (decarboxylating) subunit CbiE codes for MPKWLSIVGIGEEGLEGVSPVGRSLLCQATVIAGGKRHLALLPSDDRREKILWTSPIADSVNQLIRRRGEAICVLASGDPMCYGIGVTLTRHIGIAEMTIVPAPSAFSLACARLGWSLTDVETLSLCGRHPSLLNAVLYPNARLLVLSADRSTPAMVAQLLTQQGYGESQIIVLERMGGNSERIFQGMAATWNTADHDDLNTIAIHARLANTVPDRIRAWGMGAGSPPPASHRLPGLPDSAYHHDGQLTKREVRAVTLSALAPLPGQLLWDVGAGCGSIAIEWMRSDRRCRAIAIEQDSTRLKSMADNAIALGVPDLKIIAGEAPGALNGLPAPDAIFVGGGLTTPALLETCWQALRPGGRLVANAVTVESEQILYQWQRQLGGDLSRIAIQRAEPVGKFLGWKAMAPVTQWIVVKGA; via the coding sequence ATGCCAAAGTGGCTCTCTATTGTCGGGATTGGCGAGGAGGGGCTGGAGGGGGTCAGTCCAGTGGGACGTTCGCTTCTCTGCCAGGCAACTGTCATAGCCGGAGGAAAGCGTCATCTGGCGCTGTTGCCCTCAGATGACAGGCGCGAAAAAATCCTCTGGACTTCTCCGATCGCAGACTCCGTGAATCAACTTATTCGTCGTCGTGGGGAGGCAATTTGTGTGCTGGCAAGTGGGGATCCCATGTGCTATGGCATTGGAGTTACCCTGACTCGCCACATTGGGATCGCAGAAATGACGATTGTTCCAGCGCCTTCTGCCTTCAGTCTTGCCTGCGCCCGCCTGGGCTGGTCACTGACCGATGTGGAAACCCTCAGCCTGTGTGGTCGTCATCCCTCACTCTTAAATGCCGTGCTTTACCCCAATGCGAGATTACTGGTACTCAGTGCAGACCGATCAACGCCAGCGATGGTTGCCCAACTCCTGACTCAACAGGGCTATGGCGAGAGCCAAATCATTGTTTTAGAACGGATGGGTGGCAACTCGGAACGCATCTTCCAGGGCATGGCTGCTACCTGGAATACCGCAGATCACGATGATTTAAACACAATTGCCATCCATGCCCGCCTGGCAAATACCGTCCCCGATCGTATTAGAGCATGGGGCATGGGAGCAGGTTCCCCTCCTCCGGCCTCCCATCGTCTTCCTGGACTCCCTGATAGCGCCTACCACCACGATGGCCAGTTGACCAAACGAGAAGTGCGGGCGGTGACTCTCTCTGCCCTTGCCCCTTTACCGGGACAACTGCTGTGGGATGTGGGGGCAGGTTGTGGTTCGATCGCTATTGAGTGGATGCGGAGCGATCGCCGGTGTCGAGCGATTGCCATTGAACAGGATTCCACCCGGTTAAAATCGATGGCTGACAATGCCATTGCCCTGGGTGTCCCCGATCTTAAAATTATTGCCGGAGAAGCTCCCGGTGCCCTCAATGGGCTGCCCGCACCGGATGCTATTTTTGTTGGCGGTGGGTTAACCACACCAGCTTTGTTGGAAACCTGCTGGCAGGCGCTCCGTCCGGGAGGTCGCCTGGTTGCCAATGCGGTCACCGTTGAGAGCGAGCAAATACTATACCAATGGCAGCGTCAACTGGGAGGCGACCTGAGCCGTATTGCCATTCAGCGAGCAGAACCCGTTGGTAAATTTCTGGGCTGGAAAGCAATGGCACCCGTCACACAATGGATTGTGGTGAAAGGGGCATAG
- a CDS encoding cobalt-precorrin-6A reductase — protein MTRQKRVLILGGTGDAIALAARAARIPGLDVISSLAGRTRQPDVFSPNTRVGGFGGVTGLATYLRQQKIDGVIDATHPFAAQISCHAAAAAIEVGIPHVRLVRPAWEPTEGDRWIEVDSHEAAAAVLPSLARRIFLTIGRQELAAFAYPQATSLAAGDRSSSASNGTDLWFLMRMIDPPSPDAVIPAGKILLERGPFSLEQERSRLQQYRIGAMVSKNSGGAATYAKIIAARELKIPVVMIQRPSLPVGEQVADVESALEWLMSMPLSPQSIV, from the coding sequence ATGACCAGGCAAAAACGAGTACTCATTCTGGGTGGCACAGGTGATGCAATCGCATTGGCGGCCAGAGCCGCTCGGATACCGGGGCTGGACGTGATCAGTTCTCTGGCGGGTCGAACTCGTCAACCGGATGTGTTCTCTCCGAACACCAGAGTGGGGGGGTTCGGCGGGGTAACAGGGCTGGCAACCTATTTGCGGCAACAAAAGATTGATGGGGTGATTGATGCGACGCATCCATTTGCGGCTCAAATTTCCTGCCATGCCGCAGCCGCAGCCATTGAGGTTGGCATTCCCCATGTGAGGCTGGTGCGTCCGGCATGGGAGCCGACTGAGGGCGATCGCTGGATTGAAGTGGACAGTCATGAAGCAGCTGCCGCCGTACTGCCGTCTCTTGCCCGGCGGATCTTTCTCACAATCGGTCGGCAAGAACTGGCTGCCTTTGCTTACCCCCAGGCAACCTCTCTGGCAGCAGGAGACAGGTCTTCGTCAGCATCCAATGGCACTGATCTCTGGTTTCTGATGCGAATGATCGATCCCCCTTCGCCGGATGCGGTCATACCAGCGGGTAAGATTCTCCTGGAACGTGGACCGTTTTCCCTCGAACAGGAGCGATCGCGGTTGCAACAATACAGGATTGGGGCAATGGTCAGTAAAAACAGTGGCGGTGCAGCTACCTACGCCAAAATCATTGCGGCACGAGAACTCAAGATTCCAGTGGTTATGATTCAGCGTCCATCTCTCCCAGTCGGAGAACAGGTTGCAGATGTTGAGAGTGCTCTTGAATGGCTGATGTCTATGCCCCTTTCACCACAATCCATTGTGTGA